One window from the genome of Sardina pilchardus chromosome 12, fSarPil1.1, whole genome shotgun sequence encodes:
- the LOC134098249 gene encoding G2/M phase-specific E3 ubiquitin-protein ligase-like: protein MAAGAGGAADGEEDRKPVHEVSEAGRTNSKIGLNWSLPDLNNYVCQSYPKISLNLVGFELARAGKGRKIKKLQVCSVRELKAAVGKSRLYIVPRATVLQVTSPPPAMSQRTPPPSAMSQRTPPPSAMSQRTPPPSAMSQRTPPPSAMSFPPLAALTPPETSTRSLMTSTRSLMPVSSLQSPLSETSTRSLMTSTRSLMPVSSLQSPLSETSTRSLMTSTRSLMTSTRSLITSTRSLMSETSTSSLILETSTQPSVSVPSLQPEQPIIIHDEDEALGGPVDEPDLQSILRQMVATVDFTVSPTSNQINVCRDSVLLCSLRAFKRKFFNPHAKLDVVFVDEDDNGEGAVDEGGPTREYLRLLMRSVHQSNIFEGHEKDRRLSLDTQALQTKLYTWVGKMIAVCVVHGGVGPHFFSERLFHQICGIPTPLATVDEVGDHTFREQLIKIQEATTVQEARSAVAEAADSLSIIGALRYVSSLEEKNSLVQSAADFFVTGRMATALDQFAEGLKTLGVLEELRKNPTLFYNMFVSEEIPLQAKDLCTLFDVDFSVQGSNRRDRENSTICFWRDWLIEIEGGECSPVTLEKVLEFASGASAVPPLGFPERPLIQFLHEGNRVFPEANTCIVVLRLPLHSSYEAFEKHMTEGILQAPIFGLS, encoded by the exons GAAAACCTGTGCACGAGGTGTCAGAGGCTGGACGCACAAACTCCAAAATTGGATTGAATTGGAGTTTACCAGACTTGAATAATTATGTTTGTCAAAGCTACCCGAAAATTAGTCTAAATTTGGTAGGCTTTGAATTGGCAAGGGCAGGTAAAGGGCGCAAGATTAAAAAGTTACAAGTTTGCTCTGTGAGGGAACTGAAAGCCGCTGTTGGCAAAAGCAGATTGTACATCGTGCCACGAGCCACTGTCTTGCAG GTAACATCACCACCCCCTGCCATGTCCCAGagaacaccaccaccctctGCCATGTCCCAGagaacaccaccaccctctGCCATGTCCCAGagaacaccaccaccctctGCCATGTCCCAGagaacaccaccaccctctGCCATGTCATTCCCACCACTTGCAGCTCTAACA CCACCTGAGACCTCCACTCGCTCACTGATGACCTCCACTCGCTCACTGATGCCTGTGTCCTCTCTTCAGTCACCACTGTCCGAGACCTCCACTCGCTCACTGATGACCTCCACTCGCTCACTGATGCCTGTGTCCTCTCTTCAGTCACCACTGTCCGAGACCTCCACTCGCTCACTGATGACCTCCACTCGCTCACTGATGACCTCTACTCGCTCACTGATTACCTCCACTCGCTCACTGATGTCAGAGACCTCCACTAGCTCACTGATTTTAGAGACCTCCACCCAGCCAAGTGTGTCTGTGCCCTCTCTCCAGCCAGAACAACCCATCATTATTCATGATGAGGATGAGGCACTTGGAGGACCTGTGGATGA GCCTGATCTACAGTCCATATTGCGACAAATGGTTGCAACAGTTGATTTTACCGTCAGTCCAACCAGCAATCAGATAAATGTTTGCAGGGACAGCGTGTTACTCTGTAGCCTGCGGGCCTTCAAGAGGAAGTTCTTCAATCCTCACGCAAAATTGGATGTTGTGTTTGTGGACGAAGACGATAACGGTGAAGGGGCAGTTGACGAAGGTGGCCCCACCAGAGAATACTTGAGGCTTTTGATGAGGTCCGTCCACCAATCCAACATCTTCGAAGGACATGAGAAGGACCGGCGGTTGTCACTTGATACTCAAG CTTTGCAGACTAAACTATACACATGGGTGGGGAAAatgattgctgtgtgtgttgtccatggAGGAGTCGGTCCACACTTCTTTTCCGAAAGGCTTTTCCATCAAATCTGTGGGATCCCAACACCCCTGGCCACGGTGGATGAAGTTGGTGACCATACGTTCAGGGAGCAGTTAATCAAA aTACAGGAAGCAACAACTGTCCAAGAGGCCAGAAGTGCAGTTGCAGAGGCAGCAGATAGCCTTAGCATTATCGGTGCGTTACGATATGTGTCCAGCCTAGAGGAGAAGAACTCCCTTGTCCAGTCAGCTGCAGACTTTTTTGTCACAGGAAGAATGGCGACTGCCCTGGACCA GTTTGCTGAGGGGTTAAAAACCCTTGGTGTACTGGAAGAGCTGAGGAAGAATCCAACATTGTTTTACAATATGTTCGTCAGTGAAGAGATTCCTCTCCAGGCAAAGGATTTGTGCACTCTATTTGATGTGGACTTCTCTGTGCAAGGCAGcaacaggagagacagagaaaatagTACCATATGCTTTTGGCGTGACTGGCTAATCGAAATTGAAG GAGGAGAATGCAGTCCAGTCACTCTCGAAAAGGTTCTGGAGTTTGCATCTGGAGCCTCAGCCGTGCCTCCACTGGGATTTCCTGAACGGCCACTAATCCAGTTCCTTCATGAGGGCAACCGAGTATTCCCAGAAGCAAACACGTGTATTGTGGTACTCCGCCTGCCGCTTCACTCTTCCTATGAAGCCTTTGAAAAACACATGACGGAGGGAATTTTGCAGGCTCCTATCTTCGGACTTTCCTGA